From Coturnix japonica isolate 7356 chromosome 1, Coturnix japonica 2.1, whole genome shotgun sequence, the proteins below share one genomic window:
- the CBX6 gene encoding chromobox protein homolog 6 isoform X1, with amino-acid sequence MELSAVGERVFAAESIIKRRIRKGRIEYLVKWKGWAIKYSTWEPEENILDSRLIAAFEQKERERELYGPKKRGPKPKTFLLKARAQAEALHIGDVHFSVKPGSSTSSPKLHSSAAVHRLKKDIRRCHRMSRRPLPRPDPQNGGSVGGGAGIRPPVSPFSETVRIINRKVKPREPKRSRIILNLKVIDKGGKPASGSGALARPKIPSRNRVIGKSKKFSESVLRTQIRHMKFGGFSLYNKPSTAPTPSLEGKGEAESSQAASCGLMMGSTPYDAPSSSSSGCPSPTPHSSSDPDDSPPKLLPETLSPAIPDWRESEVLDLSIPPESAATSKRSPPRGCSGGQTPSLPLSSSDPELEASDWRPEMSPCSNVVVTDVTSNLLTVTIKEFCNAEDFEKVAAAGGGGGGSK; translated from the exons ATGGAGCTGTCTGCAGTGGGAGAGCGCGTCTTCGCCGCCGAGTCCATCATCAAGCGGCGCATCCGAAAG GGCCGCATCGAGTACCTGGTGAAATGGAAGGGCTGGGCCATCAA GTACAGCACCTGGGAGCCCGAGGAGAACATCCTGGACTCCCGCCTCATCGCCGCCTTCGAGCAGAA GGAGCGCGAGCGGGAGCTGTACGGGCCCAAGAAGAGAGGACCGAAGCCCAAAACTTTTCTGCTGAAG GCTCGGGCCCAAGCGGAGGCCCTCCACATTGGGGATGTACACTTTTCTGTCAAGCCTGGTTCTAGCACCTCATCTCCCAAGCTCCACTCCAGCGCCGCTGTGCACCGGCTCAAGAAAGACATCCGGCGATGCCACCGCATGTCCCGGCGTCCCCTGCCCCGTCCCGACCCCCAGAATGGCGGAAGTGTGGGTGGTGGGGCCGGCATCCGTCCCCCTGTCTCGCCCTTCTCGGAGACCGTCCGCATCATCAACCGCAAGGTGAAACCCCGTGAGCCCAAGCGCAGCCGCATCATTCTCAACCTCAAAGTCATTGACAAAGGTGGGAAGCCGGCCAGCGGTTCCGGGGCCCTGGCTCGACCCAAGATCCCTTCCCGAAACCGCGTCATCGGTAAGAGCAAAAAGTTCAGTGAGAGCGTCCTCCGCACTCAGATCCGCCACATGAAGTTTGGCGGCTTCTCGCTTTACAATAAGCCGTCCACTGCGCCCACCCCCTCTCTGGAGGGCAAGGGGGAGGCTGAAAGCTCCCAGGCAGCCTCCTGTGGGCTCATGATGGGCTCCACTCCATACGATGcccccagctccagctcctctgGCTGCCCGTCGCCCACGCCCCATTCCTCCTCTGACCCGGATGATTCCCCTCCGAAGCTGCTCCCCGAGACCCTGAGCCCAGCCATTCCCGACTGGCGCGAGTCGGAGGTCCTCGACCTCTCCATCCCACCTGAGTCAGCTGCCACCAGCAAGCGTTCTCCCCCCAGAGGCTGCAGCGGGGGGCAGACGCCCTCCTTGCCCCTTTCCTCTTCCGACCCAGAGCTGGAGGCCAGCGACTGGCGTCCCGAGATGTCCCCTTGCTCTAACGTGGTGGTCACGGATGTCACCAGCAACCTGCTCACGGTCACCATCAAGGAGTTCTGCAATGCAGAGGATTTTGAGAAGGTGGCGGCGGCGGGTGGCGGGGGAGGCGGCAGCAAGTGA
- the DNAL4 gene encoding dynein light chain 4, axonemal, producing MADTGEGKKEEADYKRLHSFPLIRHTDMPEEMRVEAMELCVTACEKYATNNESAAKMIKEMMDKKFGSSWHVVIGEGFGFEITHEVKNLLYMFFGGSLAVCVWKCS from the exons ATGGCCGACactggggaggggaagaaggaggaagcCGATTATAAAAGACTGCACAGCTTTCCGCTGATTAGG cacacagacatgCCGGAGGAGATGCGTGTAGAGGCCATGGAGCTGTGTGTCACAGCATGTGAGAAATATGCCACGAACAATGAG AGTGCTGCCAAGATGATCAAAGAGATGATGGACAAGAAATTTGGATCCTCCTGGCACGTGGTGATTGGGGAAGGGTTTGGCTTTGAGATCACTCACGAGGTGAAGAATCTGCTGTACATGTTCTTTGGTGGCAGCCTGGCTGTGTGTGTCTGGAAGTGCTCCTGA
- the CBX6 gene encoding chromobox protein homolog 6 isoform X2, whose amino-acid sequence MEKGPCVRESHQERKKGRIEYLVKWKGWAIKYSTWEPEENILDSRLIAAFEQKERERELYGPKKRGPKPKTFLLKARAQAEALHIGDVHFSVKPGSSTSSPKLHSSAAVHRLKKDIRRCHRMSRRPLPRPDPQNGGSVGGGAGIRPPVSPFSETVRIINRKVKPREPKRSRIILNLKVIDKGGKPASGSGALARPKIPSRNRVIGKSKKFSESVLRTQIRHMKFGGFSLYNKPSTAPTPSLEGKGEAESSQAASCGLMMGSTPYDAPSSSSSGCPSPTPHSSSDPDDSPPKLLPETLSPAIPDWRESEVLDLSIPPESAATSKRSPPRGCSGGQTPSLPLSSSDPELEASDWRPEMSPCSNVVVTDVTSNLLTVTIKEFCNAEDFEKVAAAGGGGGGSK is encoded by the exons atggagaaaggCCCCTGCGTGCGTGAGAGCcaccaggaaagaaaaaag GGCCGCATCGAGTACCTGGTGAAATGGAAGGGCTGGGCCATCAA GTACAGCACCTGGGAGCCCGAGGAGAACATCCTGGACTCCCGCCTCATCGCCGCCTTCGAGCAGAA GGAGCGCGAGCGGGAGCTGTACGGGCCCAAGAAGAGAGGACCGAAGCCCAAAACTTTTCTGCTGAAG GCTCGGGCCCAAGCGGAGGCCCTCCACATTGGGGATGTACACTTTTCTGTCAAGCCTGGTTCTAGCACCTCATCTCCCAAGCTCCACTCCAGCGCCGCTGTGCACCGGCTCAAGAAAGACATCCGGCGATGCCACCGCATGTCCCGGCGTCCCCTGCCCCGTCCCGACCCCCAGAATGGCGGAAGTGTGGGTGGTGGGGCCGGCATCCGTCCCCCTGTCTCGCCCTTCTCGGAGACCGTCCGCATCATCAACCGCAAGGTGAAACCCCGTGAGCCCAAGCGCAGCCGCATCATTCTCAACCTCAAAGTCATTGACAAAGGTGGGAAGCCGGCCAGCGGTTCCGGGGCCCTGGCTCGACCCAAGATCCCTTCCCGAAACCGCGTCATCGGTAAGAGCAAAAAGTTCAGTGAGAGCGTCCTCCGCACTCAGATCCGCCACATGAAGTTTGGCGGCTTCTCGCTTTACAATAAGCCGTCCACTGCGCCCACCCCCTCTCTGGAGGGCAAGGGGGAGGCTGAAAGCTCCCAGGCAGCCTCCTGTGGGCTCATGATGGGCTCCACTCCATACGATGcccccagctccagctcctctgGCTGCCCGTCGCCCACGCCCCATTCCTCCTCTGACCCGGATGATTCCCCTCCGAAGCTGCTCCCCGAGACCCTGAGCCCAGCCATTCCCGACTGGCGCGAGTCGGAGGTCCTCGACCTCTCCATCCCACCTGAGTCAGCTGCCACCAGCAAGCGTTCTCCCCCCAGAGGCTGCAGCGGGGGGCAGACGCCCTCCTTGCCCCTTTCCTCTTCCGACCCAGAGCTGGAGGCCAGCGACTGGCGTCCCGAGATGTCCCCTTGCTCTAACGTGGTGGTCACGGATGTCACCAGCAACCTGCTCACGGTCACCATCAAGGAGTTCTGCAATGCAGAGGATTTTGAGAAGGTGGCGGCGGCGGGTGGCGGGGGAGGCGGCAGCAAGTGA
- the NPTXR gene encoding neuronal pentraxin receptor, whose protein sequence is MLAFLGAIICIIASVHPAGTAAPAAPTAADNDSAAAALLPAADKGLGALHGPAEALASAGPRLTGSTPLFSRFVCTPLSAECPAAAPGPAAAAGPEELLALRSAAAQLRRTALEQKERIRMDQETIRELTGKLSRCEGGLHAAPPAAGLRAAPRPGTMGHPPAEPPAVRELEEAVRALQERIDRIEQELPSRPNGSAPTAPALARDALHSKMEQLEEQLLAKILALQKERHAANTDRSQQQHDIEKELNALQNRVAELEHGAPVYSPPDAFKVTIPVQNNYMYARMKKSLPELYAFTICMWLKSKALSGLGTPFSYSVPTQANEIVLLEWGSNPLELLINDKVAQLPLSLKDKAWHHVCVAWTTRDGKWSAYQDGEQRGSGENLASWHAIKPQGVIILGQEQDTLGGRFDATQAFVGELAHFAVWDHMLAPAEILALANCTSHLQGNVIQWDDQAVEVFGGASKAAFTACDDGRKA, encoded by the exons ATGCTGGCTTTCCTGGGGGCCATCATCTGCATCATCGCCAGCGTCCACCCGGCGGGCACCGCCGCTCCCGCCGCTCCCACCGCCGCCGACAATGACTCGGCCGCCGCCGCGCTGCTCCCCGCCGCCGACAAGGGGCTGGGAGCGCTGCACGGCCCGGCCGAGGCTCTGGCCAGCGCCGGGCCTCGCCTGACGGGCTCGACGCCGCTGTTCAGCCGCTTCGTCTGCACCCCGCTGAGCGCCGAGTGCCCCGcggccgcccccggccccgccgccgccgccggccccgAAGAGCTGCTAGCGCTGCGCAGCGCCGCGGCACAGCTGCGCCGCACGGCGCTGGAGCAGAAGGAGCGCATCCGCATGGACCAGGAGACCATCCGCGAGCTGACGGGCAAGCTGAGCCGCTGCGAGGGCGGCCTCCACgccgctccccccgccgccGGGCTCCGCGCCGCCCCCCGGCCCGGCACCATGGGGCACCCCCCCGCCGAGCCGCCCGCCGTGCGAGAGCTGGAGGAGGCCGTCCGCGCCCTGCAGGAGCGCATCGACCGGATCGAG caggagctgccatcCCGCCCCAATGGTTCAGCACCCACCGCCCCGGCGCTCGCCCGCGATGCGCTGCACAGCAAGATGGaacagctggaggagcagctcctggccaAGATCCTCGCCCTGCAGAAGGAGCGGCACGCCGCCAACACTGAccgcagccagcagcagcacgacATCGAGAAGGAGCTCAATGCCCTGCAGAACCGAGTGGCGGAGCTGGAGCACG GAGCTCCAGTCTACAGCCCTCCTGATGCCTTCAAGGTGACCATCCCAGTGCAGAACAACTACATGTATGCCCGCATGAAGAAGAGCCTGCCGGAGCTCTATGCCTTCACCATCTGCATGTGGCTGAAGTCCAAGGCCTTGTCGGGGCTTGGCACCCCTTTCTCCTACTCTGTCCCCACCCAAGCCAATGAGATCGTGCTGCTGGAGTGGGGCAGCAATCCCCTGGAGCTTCTCATCAATGACAAG GTTGCCCAGCTGCCGCTGAGCCTGAAGGACAAGGCCTGGCACCACGTCTGTGTGGCATGGACCACTCGTGATGGCAAGTGGTCAGCATACCAGGACGGTGAGCAGCGGGGCTCCGGCGAGAACCTGGCCTCCTGGCATGCCATCAAGCCACAGGGCGTCATCATCCTGGGCCAGGAGCAG GACACGCTGGGTGGCCGCTTCGATGCCACGCAGGCCTTCGTGGGGGAGCTGGCCCACTTTGCCGTGTGGGACCACATGCTGGCACCAGCAGAGATCCTGGCCTTGGCCAACTGTACTTCACACCTGCAAGGCAACGTCATCCAGTGGGACGACCAGGCCGTCGAGGTCTTTGGAGGGGCCAGCAAGGCAGCCTTCACCGCCTGCGACGATGGGAGGAAGGCATGA
- the CBX6 gene encoding chromobox protein homolog 6 isoform X3 codes for MELSAVGERVFAAESIIKRRIRKGRIEYLVKWKGWAIKYSTWEPEENILDSRLIAAFEQKERERELYGPKKRGPKPKTFLLKPGSSTSSPKLHSSAAVHRLKKDIRRCHRMSRRPLPRPDPQNGGSVGGGAGIRPPVSPFSETVRIINRKVKPREPKRSRIILNLKVIDKGGKPASGSGALARPKIPSRNRVIGKSKKFSESVLRTQIRHMKFGGFSLYNKPSTAPTPSLEGKGEAESSQAASCGLMMGSTPYDAPSSSSSGCPSPTPHSSSDPDDSPPKLLPETLSPAIPDWRESEVLDLSIPPESAATSKRSPPRGCSGGQTPSLPLSSSDPELEASDWRPEMSPCSNVVVTDVTSNLLTVTIKEFCNAEDFEKVAAAGGGGGGSK; via the exons ATGGAGCTGTCTGCAGTGGGAGAGCGCGTCTTCGCCGCCGAGTCCATCATCAAGCGGCGCATCCGAAAG GGCCGCATCGAGTACCTGGTGAAATGGAAGGGCTGGGCCATCAA GTACAGCACCTGGGAGCCCGAGGAGAACATCCTGGACTCCCGCCTCATCGCCGCCTTCGAGCAGAA GGAGCGCGAGCGGGAGCTGTACGGGCCCAAGAAGAGAGGACCGAAGCCCAAAACTTTTCTGCTGAAG CCTGGTTCTAGCACCTCATCTCCCAAGCTCCACTCCAGCGCCGCTGTGCACCGGCTCAAGAAAGACATCCGGCGATGCCACCGCATGTCCCGGCGTCCCCTGCCCCGTCCCGACCCCCAGAATGGCGGAAGTGTGGGTGGTGGGGCCGGCATCCGTCCCCCTGTCTCGCCCTTCTCGGAGACCGTCCGCATCATCAACCGCAAGGTGAAACCCCGTGAGCCCAAGCGCAGCCGCATCATTCTCAACCTCAAAGTCATTGACAAAGGTGGGAAGCCGGCCAGCGGTTCCGGGGCCCTGGCTCGACCCAAGATCCCTTCCCGAAACCGCGTCATCGGTAAGAGCAAAAAGTTCAGTGAGAGCGTCCTCCGCACTCAGATCCGCCACATGAAGTTTGGCGGCTTCTCGCTTTACAATAAGCCGTCCACTGCGCCCACCCCCTCTCTGGAGGGCAAGGGGGAGGCTGAAAGCTCCCAGGCAGCCTCCTGTGGGCTCATGATGGGCTCCACTCCATACGATGcccccagctccagctcctctgGCTGCCCGTCGCCCACGCCCCATTCCTCCTCTGACCCGGATGATTCCCCTCCGAAGCTGCTCCCCGAGACCCTGAGCCCAGCCATTCCCGACTGGCGCGAGTCGGAGGTCCTCGACCTCTCCATCCCACCTGAGTCAGCTGCCACCAGCAAGCGTTCTCCCCCCAGAGGCTGCAGCGGGGGGCAGACGCCCTCCTTGCCCCTTTCCTCTTCCGACCCAGAGCTGGAGGCCAGCGACTGGCGTCCCGAGATGTCCCCTTGCTCTAACGTGGTGGTCACGGATGTCACCAGCAACCTGCTCACGGTCACCATCAAGGAGTTCTGCAATGCAGAGGATTTTGAGAAGGTGGCGGCGGCGGGTGGCGGGGGAGGCGGCAGCAAGTGA